From Acidihalobacter aeolianus, a single genomic window includes:
- the queD gene encoding 6-carboxytetrahydropterin synthase QueD has translation MPAKYTLTVLTDFAAAHTLRGYPGDCSRMHGHNWKLEAEVQATALDDVGMAVDFKVIKQAAREIAGELDHHYLNDLPAFARVNPTAEQIAAYIYQRLGERLNTGQVRVSAVTLWETERACVRYSEEA, from the coding sequence ATGCCCGCCAAATACACGCTGACCGTGCTCACCGACTTCGCCGCCGCGCATACCCTGCGCGGTTATCCTGGCGACTGCAGCCGTATGCACGGACACAACTGGAAGCTCGAGGCCGAGGTCCAGGCCACGGCCCTGGACGATGTCGGCATGGCGGTGGACTTCAAGGTGATCAAGCAGGCCGCGCGCGAAATCGCCGGCGAGCTGGATCACCACTACCTCAACGACCTGCCGGCCTTCGCACGCGTCAACCCCACAGCCGAGCAGATCGCGGCCTACATCTACCAGCGTCTTGGCGAACGTCTCAATACCGGGCAGGTACGCGTTAGCGCAGTGACCCTGTGGGAAACCGAACGCGCCTGCGTCCGCTACAGCGAGGAAGCATGA
- a CDS encoding DUF3501 family protein, which translates to MQKLTRSDLYSLERYAEVRPEFRARVMAHKRPRRVALGEHAALYFEDRLTMQYQIQEILRAERIFEAAGIEEELEAYNPLIPDGSNWKATFMIEYTDADERQAALARLIGVEDHVWVRVGDMDRVYAIADEDLDRETEEKTSTVHFLRFELTPEMVVAAKAGGMLGMGIDYPGFERSIDSLPADTVSSLAADLD; encoded by the coding sequence ATGCAAAAGCTGACCCGGTCCGACCTGTATTCTCTGGAACGTTACGCCGAGGTGCGCCCCGAGTTTCGTGCGCGCGTCATGGCGCACAAGCGTCCGCGCCGCGTAGCACTCGGCGAGCACGCCGCCTTGTATTTCGAGGATCGCCTGACCATGCAGTACCAGATTCAGGAGATTCTCCGTGCCGAACGCATCTTCGAGGCCGCGGGCATCGAGGAGGAACTCGAGGCCTACAACCCGCTGATTCCCGACGGCAGCAACTGGAAGGCGACCTTCATGATCGAGTATACGGACGCCGACGAACGTCAGGCGGCCCTAGCTAGGCTCATCGGCGTGGAGGATCATGTCTGGGTTCGGGTGGGCGACATGGATCGTGTGTATGCCATTGCCGACGAGGACCTTGACCGCGAGACCGAGGAAAAGACCTCAACCGTGCATTTCCTGCGTTTCGAACTGACACCGGAAATGGTCGTGGCGGCCAAGGCTGGAGGGATGCTCGGCATGGGTATCGACTATCCGGGTTTCGAGCGTTCGATCGACAGCCTACCGGCGGATACCGTCAGCTCGCTGGCCGCCGATCTGGATTAG
- a CDS encoding peroxiredoxin has translation MSTTPAIGEPVPGFRCPSTAGNTFDFATLRGTSALVLYFYPRDSTPGCTREGEGFRDLYAQFQDAGAEILGVSRDSLASHERFRAKLGLPFHLLSDGDSSLCNQFAVIKPKNMYGKQVVGIERSTFLIDREGVLRSEWRKVKVPGHPEAVLEALKQIQQ, from the coding sequence ATGAGCACGACGCCCGCCATTGGCGAGCCCGTCCCCGGCTTCCGCTGCCCGTCCACTGCGGGTAACACCTTCGACTTCGCAACCCTGCGCGGAACCAGCGCGCTGGTGCTCTACTTCTACCCGCGCGACAGCACCCCCGGATGCACGCGCGAGGGCGAGGGTTTTCGCGATCTCTACGCACAGTTCCAGGATGCGGGCGCTGAAATCCTGGGCGTGTCGCGCGACAGCCTGGCCTCTCACGAGCGTTTCCGCGCCAAGCTGGGCCTGCCCTTCCATCTGCTTTCCGACGGGGACAGCAGCCTGTGCAACCAGTTCGCGGTGATCAAACCCAAGAACATGTACGGCAAGCAGGTCGTCGGCATCGAACGCAGCACATTCCTGATCGACCGCGAAGGCGTACTCAGATCCGAGTGGCGCAAGGTCAAGGTACCCGGCCATCCGGAAGCGGTCCTTGAGGCACTCAAGCAGATCCAGCAATAG
- a CDS encoding glycine cleavage system protein R, with protein MRPQHTEDRLNTHLVISAIGEDRPGIVEAVAGAIHDAGCNLEDSRMTVLGGAFAMVLLASGNWNTTTKLEKALDRLGQATGLTITTQRTERKPPRSDRLPYAIDVISLDQPGIVHELASFFAERGVNIQNMTTTTYAAPHTGSPMFSLHMTIEIPGQAHLAALRDEFLDLCDGFNLDGIMEPVKH; from the coding sequence ATGAGGCCGCAGCACACTGAGGATAGATTGAACACGCATCTGGTAATCTCGGCCATCGGCGAGGACCGGCCTGGTATCGTCGAGGCCGTGGCCGGCGCCATCCACGATGCCGGCTGCAACCTGGAAGACAGCCGCATGACGGTACTGGGCGGCGCCTTCGCCATGGTGCTCCTGGCCAGCGGCAACTGGAACACGACCACCAAACTCGAAAAGGCCCTCGACCGGCTGGGCCAGGCCACCGGGCTGACCATCACCACGCAGCGAACCGAGCGCAAGCCACCGCGCAGCGACCGTTTGCCCTACGCGATCGACGTCATCTCGCTCGACCAGCCCGGCATCGTTCACGAACTGGCGAGCTTCTTCGCCGAACGCGGCGTGAACATCCAGAACATGACCACCACCACCTACGCCGCCCCTCACACCGGCTCGCCGATGTTCTCCCTGCACATGACCATTGAGATTCCGGGTCAGGCGCATCTCGCTGCCCTGCGCGACGAATTCCTAGATCTGTGCGACGGCTTCAATCTCGACGGCATCATGGAGCCGGTCAAGCATTGA
- a CDS encoding rubrerythrin family protein yields the protein MELKGSKTEQSLKDAFAGESQANRRYLYFAAKADVEGQNDVAAVFRSTAEGETGHAHGHLEYLEQCGDPATGLPFGTSELNLKTAIAGETHEYTDMYPGMGKTAREEGFDEIADWFETLAKAERSHANRFQKALDDMA from the coding sequence ATGGAACTCAAAGGCAGCAAGACCGAACAGAGCCTCAAGGACGCCTTCGCGGGCGAATCGCAGGCCAATCGCCGTTACCTTTATTTCGCAGCCAAGGCCGATGTCGAAGGCCAGAATGACGTGGCAGCCGTTTTCCGCTCCACCGCGGAAGGTGAGACCGGCCATGCCCACGGCCATCTGGAATACCTGGAGCAGTGCGGCGATCCAGCCACGGGCCTGCCTTTCGGCACTAGCGAATTGAACCTGAAGACTGCGATCGCGGGCGAGACCCACGAGTACACCGACATGTACCCGGGCATGGGCAAGACCGCGCGTGAAGAAGGTTTCGACGAGATTGCCGACTGGTTCGAGACCCTCGCCAAGGCCGAGCGTTCGCACGCCAACCGCTTCCAGAAGGCTCTGGACGACATGGCGTAA
- the bamC gene encoding outer membrane protein assembly factor BamC, with the protein MSKPLRTTVTMATLALGLGGCSWFGGHPGPAYSENAATQALAVPPNLMAPKTSSTYAVPSAQGLGPAPGAAAATTQPAPSVAKPGVASVPPPQAGVVPTAVGIHLVNQGDNHWLTVQAVPDAVWPYLVAYCKSVGFKLTETDAKTGVIRTDWRDGKYGVPKGLTGRLFSGLYDSGTRERLVIRLVSDHDGAASLVYLSYQGAIEEKIGSGAMHWQWAKPTPGKEATELQALMNYLASHIPHAQLSAMPAPGATAPAASAGPTSVAHTGAAPVSAGSTSPSVASGMHTDPADYKILDVNEQPVMRSALPFTTAWAQIGTALQRVNFVVDKADEGKGLYHVTFEGHDDNGYFGNLFGPGAVLSKGAKFIIAVKHHKGGVQVEADNPMMLPVETGGAQGILEMIRGGMIGPHRQAAAAKITAAQQQSEMQQSVTALHQAQQQTGVAKATYRIVDESQEPVLVTSAPFSVAWPEVAVALLHSNYLIDAHDRAKGTYQVTYVGKSQKGSGGFMSNMFDGGPVLFHGVHFRIYVQQVDKQVWVHAQNPMGLPMPAHGARSVLESFQPALSAAG; encoded by the coding sequence ATGTCTAAGCCTTTGCGTACGACCGTGACGATGGCCACCCTCGCCTTGGGGTTGGGTGGATGTTCCTGGTTTGGCGGCCATCCGGGCCCCGCTTATTCCGAGAATGCCGCCACGCAGGCGTTGGCCGTACCACCCAACCTGATGGCGCCTAAGACGTCTTCCACCTACGCCGTACCATCCGCTCAGGGCCTTGGCCCGGCTCCGGGGGCGGCGGCAGCGACCACACAGCCCGCGCCGTCAGTTGCCAAACCGGGTGTAGCCTCGGTGCCGCCGCCACAGGCCGGCGTCGTTCCCACGGCTGTCGGTATCCATCTGGTTAATCAGGGTGATAATCACTGGTTGACCGTGCAGGCAGTGCCAGACGCCGTGTGGCCTTACCTTGTAGCGTACTGCAAGTCCGTGGGTTTCAAGTTGACCGAGACCGACGCCAAGACCGGTGTGATACGTACCGATTGGCGGGATGGCAAGTATGGTGTGCCCAAGGGACTGACGGGGCGTCTGTTCAGTGGGTTATACGATTCGGGCACGCGCGAGCGTCTGGTTATCCGCCTGGTCAGCGACCACGATGGGGCCGCCAGTCTGGTGTATCTCAGCTATCAGGGCGCGATTGAAGAAAAAATCGGTTCGGGTGCCATGCATTGGCAGTGGGCCAAGCCGACTCCCGGCAAGGAAGCGACTGAACTGCAGGCTTTGATGAATTACCTCGCGTCACATATTCCTCATGCCCAGTTGTCGGCCATGCCGGCTCCCGGAGCAACTGCCCCGGCAGCTTCGGCAGGTCCCACCAGTGTTGCCCACACCGGCGCTGCGCCTGTCTCAGCAGGGAGCACGTCGCCGTCTGTTGCATCCGGGATGCATACCGATCCAGCGGACTACAAGATTCTGGACGTGAACGAACAACCGGTGATGCGCAGCGCCTTGCCCTTTACGACCGCTTGGGCACAGATCGGCACCGCGCTGCAACGGGTGAACTTTGTCGTCGACAAGGCCGATGAAGGCAAGGGGTTGTATCACGTCACCTTCGAAGGCCACGACGATAATGGCTACTTTGGGAACCTGTTTGGTCCGGGTGCCGTGCTGAGCAAGGGTGCCAAATTCATCATTGCCGTGAAACACCACAAGGGCGGTGTTCAGGTCGAGGCGGACAACCCGATGATGCTGCCCGTGGAAACTGGGGGCGCTCAAGGGATCCTGGAGATGATCCGCGGTGGCATGATCGGCCCGCATCGCCAGGCGGCCGCTGCCAAGATCACTGCTGCCCAGCAACAGTCCGAAATGCAGCAGAGTGTGACGGCATTGCATCAGGCACAGCAGCAGACCGGGGTGGCCAAGGCGACCTATCGCATCGTTGACGAAAGTCAGGAGCCGGTGCTGGTGACCAGCGCGCCGTTCTCCGTGGCCTGGCCTGAGGTGGCTGTCGCACTGTTGCACAGCAACTACCTGATCGATGCTCACGACCGCGCCAAGGGCACCTATCAGGTGACCTATGTCGGCAAGAGCCAGAAAGGAAGTGGCGGGTTCATGAGCAATATGTTCGATGGCGGACCGGTGCTGTTCCACGGCGTGCATTTCCGCATCTACGTGCAGCAGGTCGACAAGCAGGTGTGGGTGCATGCACAGAATCCGATGGGCTTGCCGATGCCTGCGCATGGTGCGCGCTCGGTGCTCGAGTCGTTCCAGCCGGCGTTGTCCGCGGCGGGATAA
- a CDS encoding heterodisulfide reductase-related iron-sulfur binding cluster — protein sequence MSTPAEGRKEGSLEAPIRHPVEWQSPSFYDQESLFAEMERVFDICHGCRRCVSLCHSFPTLFDLVDESESMEVDGVDKADFWQVVDHCYLCDLCYMTKCPYVPPHEWNLDFPHLMLRAKAVKYREGNAKPRDKMISSTDAVGKLAGIPVVADMVNSANRNPAFRKMLDKSMGIHPDAALPEYHSNTGRKRVEHFAASATEPVAAGRTRGKVALYATCYGNYNEPHLAEDLYKVFDHNGIVLTLAEKEQCCGMPKLELGDLEAVREAKEANIPVLARMIDEGWDIVAPVPSCVLMYKQELPLMFPDDPEVAKVREHIFDPFEYLMLRHRDGLLKTDFKSSLGKIAYHVACHLRVQNIGMKTRELLELIPETKIDPIERCSGHDGTYAVKSEYHEISMKICQPVISRVQKAEADHYSSDCPMAGHQIENGIEGDKPPEHPLTLLRMAYGL from the coding sequence ATGTCTACACCGGCCGAAGGGCGTAAGGAAGGCAGTCTGGAGGCGCCGATCCGCCATCCCGTGGAATGGCAGTCGCCGTCGTTTTACGACCAGGAATCCCTGTTCGCCGAGATGGAGCGGGTCTTCGACATCTGCCACGGGTGCCGGCGCTGCGTCAGCCTATGTCACTCCTTCCCCACGCTTTTCGACCTCGTCGACGAATCAGAATCGATGGAAGTTGACGGTGTGGACAAGGCCGATTTCTGGCAGGTCGTGGATCACTGCTATCTGTGCGACCTGTGCTACATGACCAAGTGTCCCTACGTGCCGCCGCACGAGTGGAACCTGGACTTTCCCCACCTGATGCTTCGCGCCAAGGCGGTGAAATACCGCGAAGGCAATGCCAAGCCTCGCGACAAGATGATCAGTTCGACCGATGCGGTGGGCAAGCTGGCAGGCATCCCAGTGGTTGCGGACATGGTCAACAGCGCCAACCGCAACCCTGCGTTCCGCAAGATGCTGGACAAGTCGATGGGTATCCACCCAGATGCGGCATTGCCCGAGTATCACAGCAATACGGGCCGCAAGAGAGTCGAACACTTTGCCGCCTCGGCCACAGAGCCGGTGGCTGCAGGACGCACGCGCGGCAAGGTCGCGCTCTATGCGACCTGTTACGGCAACTATAACGAACCACATCTCGCCGAGGATCTGTACAAGGTCTTCGACCACAACGGCATCGTGCTCACACTGGCTGAGAAGGAACAGTGTTGCGGCATGCCCAAGCTCGAGCTTGGGGATCTGGAGGCCGTTCGCGAGGCCAAGGAGGCCAACATCCCGGTGCTCGCCCGCATGATCGACGAGGGTTGGGACATCGTTGCCCCGGTGCCCTCTTGCGTCCTCATGTACAAGCAGGAGCTGCCGCTGATGTTCCCGGACGACCCGGAGGTCGCCAAGGTGCGCGAACATATTTTCGATCCCTTCGAATACCTGATGCTGCGCCATCGCGACGGTTTGCTGAAAACCGATTTCAAGAGCTCGCTGGGCAAGATCGCCTATCACGTTGCCTGTCACCTGCGGGTGCAGAACATCGGCATGAAGACGCGTGAATTGCTCGAATTGATTCCGGAAACCAAGATCGACCCGATCGAACGCTGTTCTGGTCACGATGGTACCTACGCCGTGAAAAGCGAGTATCACGAGATCTCGATGAAGATCTGCCAGCCAGTGATCAGCCGGGTGCAGAAGGCCGAGGCCGATCACTATTCGAGCGATTGCCCGATGGCCGGTCATCAGATTGAAAACGGCATTGAAGGCGACAAGCCGCCCGAGCATCCATTGACCCTGTTGCGAATGGCCTACGGTCTGTAG
- the dapA gene encoding 4-hydroxy-tetrahydrodipicolinate synthase gives MFHGSMVAIVTPMNLDGSVDDEAFARLIEFHIREGTDAIVAVGTTGESATLDMDEHCAVIARVVELVGGRIPIIAGTGANSTSEAIELTRCAQNAGADACLLVTPYYNKPTQEGLYRHYRTIAEAVPIPQILYNVPGRTAVDMLPDTVDRLADIANIVGIKDATGSIDRGRELIARCGGRMNVYGGDDATAMALMLAGGEGVISVTANVAPRAMHEMSEAACRGDAVAAAALNAPLEALHRALFLESNPIPVKWALFAMGLIQEGIRLPLTVLSEQYREPVRAALAQAGIAFAGDAVNV, from the coding sequence ATGTTTCACGGCAGTATGGTGGCGATCGTCACGCCCATGAATCTCGATGGGTCCGTCGACGACGAAGCCTTCGCGAGGTTGATCGAATTCCACATCCGCGAGGGTACGGATGCCATCGTAGCCGTCGGCACTACCGGCGAATCGGCGACGCTCGATATGGACGAACACTGTGCGGTCATTGCCAGGGTCGTCGAATTGGTCGGTGGCCGGATACCCATCATCGCGGGTACCGGCGCCAATTCCACCTCGGAGGCGATCGAGCTGACGCGCTGTGCGCAGAACGCCGGTGCCGATGCCTGCCTCCTGGTCACTCCCTACTACAACAAGCCGACGCAGGAAGGTCTTTACCGGCACTACCGAACGATCGCCGAGGCCGTGCCGATTCCGCAAATTCTCTACAACGTGCCGGGGCGTACGGCTGTCGACATGCTGCCCGATACGGTCGATCGTCTTGCCGACATCGCCAACATCGTCGGTATCAAGGATGCCACTGGCAGCATCGATCGCGGTCGTGAACTGATCGCGCGCTGCGGTGGACGCATGAACGTCTATGGTGGTGATGACGCCACGGCCATGGCCTTGATGCTGGCCGGCGGGGAAGGCGTGATTTCGGTCACTGCCAATGTGGCTCCGCGCGCTATGCATGAGATGAGTGAGGCTGCTTGCCGAGGTGACGCAGTGGCCGCTGCGGCCTTGAATGCACCGCTGGAAGCGCTGCACCGGGCCTTATTTCTCGAATCCAATCCGATACCCGTCAAATGGGCCCTGTTCGCCATGGGCCTGATCCAGGAGGGAATCCGTTTGCCGTTGACCGTGTTGTCCGAACAGTACAGAGAACCCGTGCGTGCCGCACTGGCCCAGGCCGGCATCGCTTTTGCGGGGGATGCCGTCAATGTCTAA
- the ispA gene encoding (2E,6E)-farnesyl diphosphate synthase, whose protein sequence is MPSETEGLMELWRQRTEAALDHWLPSANMLPTKMHEAMRYAAMGGGKRIRPLLVYAAGHALGTAPEALDGAAAAVELIHVYSLIHDDLPAMDDDDLRRGKPTCHRAFDEATAILAGDAMQAVAFHILATAPEFTCSAETRLSMIETLAQAAGSRGMAGGQAIDLDAVGRELSIAELENMHIHKTGALIRASIRLGALAGDAGEGEALEALDRYAKCIGLAFQIRDDILDVEGETETLGKTQGADIARGKPTFPSLLGMSEAKARAQALYEEAIEAIAALPETAEPLRWIAGYIVNRIH, encoded by the coding sequence ATGCCCAGTGAAACCGAGGGTTTGATGGAGCTATGGCGTCAGCGCACAGAAGCTGCGCTCGACCACTGGCTGCCCTCGGCCAACATGTTGCCGACCAAGATGCATGAAGCCATGCGCTATGCCGCGATGGGCGGTGGCAAGCGAATCCGCCCCCTCCTCGTCTATGCGGCCGGACATGCGCTCGGTACGGCTCCCGAAGCCCTTGACGGCGCCGCGGCGGCGGTCGAGCTGATCCATGTCTACTCGCTGATCCACGACGATCTACCAGCGATGGATGACGACGACCTGCGCCGCGGCAAGCCCACCTGCCACCGCGCCTTCGACGAAGCGACCGCCATTCTCGCCGGCGATGCCATGCAGGCCGTGGCCTTTCATATCCTGGCCACGGCGCCGGAGTTCACCTGCAGCGCGGAAACACGCCTGAGCATGATCGAAACGCTGGCGCAAGCGGCCGGCTCGCGTGGGATGGCGGGTGGACAGGCCATCGACCTCGACGCCGTAGGACGTGAACTCAGCATCGCGGAACTGGAAAACATGCACATTCACAAGACAGGTGCACTGATCCGCGCCAGCATTCGCCTGGGAGCACTCGCTGGGGATGCCGGTGAAGGCGAGGCCCTGGAAGCGCTGGACCGCTATGCCAAGTGCATCGGCCTGGCCTTCCAGATCCGCGACGACATTCTCGACGTCGAGGGCGAAACCGAAACACTGGGCAAAACCCAGGGCGCAGACATCGCACGCGGCAAGCCGACCTTTCCCAGCCTGCTGGGCATGAGCGAGGCGAAAGCGCGGGCTCAGGCCCTATATGAAGAGGCCATCGAGGCCATCGCCGCTCTGCCTGAGACGGCCGAGCCGCTACGCTGGATCGCCGGCTACATCGTCAACCGTATCCACTAG
- the folE2 gene encoding GTP cyclohydrolase FolE2, whose product MSPPKARDNREMPDVQSAADDRRIRIDQVGIKGLRHPVRIALDDGEAPQATVATVDMLVDLPADRKGTHMSRFVALLNESEDALDIASFERLLKAMSERLDARSGRIELSFPYFVRKSAPVSGVPSLLDYDVAIIGDIDHERVALTLRIVVPVTSLCPCSRDISAYGAHNQRSHITLTVRLAGPVSVRRLIQIAEEEASCELFGLLKRPDEKFVTERAYDNPKFVEDAVRDVAARLDAEPGIAAYIAECENFESIHNHSAYARIERDKS is encoded by the coding sequence ATGAGCCCGCCCAAGGCACGCGACAATCGCGAGATGCCGGACGTCCAGTCCGCCGCGGACGATCGTCGCATCCGCATCGATCAGGTCGGCATCAAAGGACTGCGCCACCCCGTGCGCATTGCGCTGGACGACGGTGAAGCGCCACAGGCGACAGTGGCTACGGTAGACATGCTGGTGGACCTTCCTGCCGACCGCAAGGGCACCCACATGTCGCGTTTCGTCGCCCTGCTCAACGAGTCCGAGGACGCACTGGACATTGCTTCCTTCGAACGTCTGCTCAAGGCCATGAGCGAGCGTCTGGATGCGCGGAGTGGGCGTATCGAGCTGAGCTTCCCCTACTTCGTACGCAAGTCCGCTCCGGTATCCGGGGTCCCCAGCCTGCTAGACTATGACGTCGCCATCATCGGCGACATAGACCATGAGCGGGTCGCGCTCACCCTGCGCATCGTCGTGCCCGTCACCAGTCTGTGCCCCTGCTCTCGCGATATTTCGGCTTACGGCGCGCACAACCAGCGCTCGCACATCACCTTGACGGTTAGGCTGGCAGGTCCCGTCTCGGTACGCAGGCTGATTCAGATCGCCGAAGAAGAGGCCTCCTGCGAATTGTTCGGTCTGCTCAAGCGGCCGGACGAAAAGTTCGTCACCGAACGCGCCTACGACAATCCCAAGTTCGTCGAGGATGCCGTACGCGACGTCGCCGCCCGCCTGGATGCCGAGCCCGGTATCGCGGCCTATATCGCGGAATGCGAGAACTTCGAGTCCATCCACAATCATTCGGCCTACGCACGCATCGAGCGCGACAAGTCCTGA
- the dxs gene encoding 1-deoxy-D-xylulose-5-phosphate synthase, whose amino-acid sequence MPHTLLDRIASPADLRTLDGAQLERLADELRDFLLHSISSTGGHLAANLGTVELTIALHRVFNTPEDRLVWDVGHQAYAHKILTGRREAMGGLRRKNGIAGFPRRTESPYDTFGVGHSSTSISAALGMALAAQRQQSERKAIAVIGDGALTAGMAYEALNHAGGLGADLLVVLNDNDMSISPNVGAMSNYLTSLLSSPIYSTLRQGGKEILKHLPPVWEMAQRTREHLRGMIMPGTLFEEMGFRYFGPVDGHDLGTLIKTLDNLRQIKGPRLLHVVTRKGQGYRPAEEDPVAYHGVSRFDPEHGIVKPTAPPAPSYTQIFGQWLCDMAARDERLMAITPAMREGSGLVAFSEQFPERYFDVAIAEQHALTLAAGMACDGLKPVVAIYSTFLQRAYDQLIHDIALQNLPVLFAIDRAGVVGPDGPTHAGSFDLSYLRCIPNMLIMAPADENECRQMLYTGFCHDGPAAVRYPRGQGPGATVEHAMTALPVGRGEIIREGREVALLCFGSLLSAALAAAEHLDATIVNMRFVKPLDEALIDELSGRHRLLVTIEDNAVAGGGGSAVNEYLATRNSRPALLNLGLPDRFLEHASRDELLAESGLDVAGIERQVRARLELVRPASVARQNAIR is encoded by the coding sequence ATGCCCCACACCTTACTCGACCGCATCGCCAGCCCTGCCGACCTGCGCACCCTGGATGGGGCGCAGCTGGAACGACTGGCGGACGAACTACGCGATTTCCTGCTCCACAGCATTTCGTCCACGGGCGGGCACCTCGCCGCCAACCTGGGCACGGTCGAACTGACCATTGCACTGCATCGGGTGTTCAATACCCCCGAAGACCGGCTGGTGTGGGACGTGGGCCACCAGGCCTATGCCCACAAAATACTGACGGGGCGCCGCGAGGCCATGGGCGGGCTTCGGCGTAAGAATGGCATTGCCGGCTTTCCCCGGCGCACCGAGAGTCCTTACGACACCTTCGGCGTCGGGCATTCGAGCACCTCGATCAGTGCCGCCTTGGGCATGGCGCTGGCCGCCCAACGGCAGCAATCCGAACGTAAGGCCATCGCCGTCATCGGCGACGGCGCGCTGACTGCCGGCATGGCCTACGAGGCGCTGAATCATGCAGGTGGCCTGGGCGCCGACCTGCTGGTCGTGCTCAACGACAACGACATGTCGATCTCGCCCAACGTCGGCGCGATGTCGAATTACCTGACCAGCCTGTTGTCGTCACCCATCTATTCGACCTTGCGCCAGGGCGGCAAGGAGATTCTCAAGCATCTACCCCCGGTATGGGAAATGGCCCAACGCACGCGTGAGCACCTGCGCGGCATGATCATGCCGGGCACGCTGTTCGAGGAGATGGGCTTTCGCTACTTCGGACCGGTGGACGGACACGACCTCGGCACCCTGATCAAGACCCTGGACAATCTGCGCCAGATCAAGGGCCCTCGCCTGCTGCATGTCGTCACCCGCAAGGGACAGGGCTACCGTCCGGCCGAAGAGGACCCCGTGGCCTATCACGGCGTGAGCCGCTTCGACCCCGAACACGGCATCGTCAAACCCACGGCCCCTCCGGCGCCTAGCTACACACAGATCTTCGGCCAGTGGCTGTGCGACATGGCGGCTCGCGACGAGCGTCTGATGGCCATTACCCCGGCCATGCGCGAGGGCTCCGGGCTCGTGGCCTTCTCGGAACAGTTCCCCGAACGCTATTTCGATGTCGCCATCGCCGAACAGCATGCGCTGACGCTGGCCGCAGGCATGGCCTGCGACGGTCTCAAGCCGGTAGTCGCGATCTATTCCACCTTCCTGCAGCGGGCCTACGACCAGCTTATTCACGATATCGCCCTGCAGAACCTGCCTGTCCTGTTCGCCATCGATCGCGCCGGCGTAGTCGGTCCGGACGGCCCCACACATGCCGGCAGCTTCGACCTCAGCTACCTGCGCTGCATACCCAATATGCTGATCATGGCGCCCGCGGACGAAAACGAGTGCCGCCAAATGCTCTACACCGGCTTCTGTCACGACGGTCCGGCTGCGGTGCGCTACCCCCGAGGCCAGGGTCCCGGCGCAACGGTCGAACATGCCATGACGGCGCTGCCGGTCGGCCGAGGCGAGATCATACGTGAAGGTCGGGAGGTCGCCCTGCTGTGTTTCGGCAGCCTGCTCTCCGCCGCACTGGCTGCCGCCGAACACCTCGACGCTACGATCGTCAACATGCGCTTCGTGAAGCCGCTCGACGAGGCCCTGATTGACGAACTGTCTGGTCGTCACCGGCTGCTGGTGACCATCGAGGACAACGCCGTCGCCGGCGGCGGCGGCAGCGCGGTCAACGAATATTTGGCCACACGCAACAGCCGCCCTGCGCTGCTTAACCTGGGACTGCCGGATCGTTTTCTCGAGCATGCCTCGCGCGATGAGCTTCTCGCCGAAAGCGGGTTGGATGTCGCGGGTATCGAACGCCAGGTCAGGGCGCGGCTGGAACTGGTCAGGCCGGCTTCGGTTGCCCGGCAGAATGCGATCCGGTAA
- a CDS encoding exodeoxyribonuclease VII small subunit produces MSPKSKKIDFEKTLAELEALVERMEQGELSLEDSLKEFERGIALTRGCQQALADAELRVRQLSADGSESVPNGLGQDEGKPDDAQ; encoded by the coding sequence ATGAGTCCCAAGAGCAAGAAGATCGATTTCGAGAAAACCCTGGCCGAGCTCGAGGCCCTGGTCGAGCGCATGGAACAGGGCGAACTCTCCTTGGAGGACTCCTTAAAGGAATTCGAGCGCGGCATCGCCCTGACGCGTGGCTGCCAACAGGCACTCGCCGACGCCGAGCTGCGTGTGCGACAGCTTTCCGCCGATGGGTCCGAATCCGTCCCAAACGGACTTGGACAGGACGAAGGAAAACCCGACGATGCCCAGTGA